A section of the Triticum dicoccoides isolate Atlit2015 ecotype Zavitan chromosome 7A, WEW_v2.0, whole genome shotgun sequence genome encodes:
- the LOC119330895 gene encoding thiamine thiazole synthase 2, chloroplastic: MAAMATTASSLLKTSFSGVRLPAAARTPSCVATPRAGAICNSISSSTPPYDLNAFKFSPIKESIVSREMTRRYMTDMITYADTDVVIVGAGSAGLSCAYELSKDPSISIAIIEQSVSPGGGAWLGGQLFSAMVVRKPAHLFLDELNIEYDEQEDYVVIKHAALFTSTVMSRLLARPNVKLFNAVAVEDLIVKEDRVAGVVTNWALVSMNHDTQSCMDPNVMEAKVVVSSCGHDGPFGATGVKRLQDIGMIQAVPGMKALDMNTAEDAIVRLTREVVPGMIVTGMEVAEIDGAPRMGPTFGAMMISGQKAAHLALKALGRPNGIDGTLKNVTPALHPEMILAATNNGDIVDA; encoded by the exons ATGGCAGCCATGGCCACCACCGCCTCCAGCCTCCTCAAGACCTCCTTCTCCGGCGTCCGCCTCCCGGCGGCGGCCCGCACCCCGTCCTGTGTCGCCACCCCGCGCGCCGGCGCCATCTgcaactccatctcctcctccaccCCACCCTACGACCTCAACGCCTTCAAGTTCAGCCCCATCAAGGAGTCCATCGTCTCCCGCGAGATGACCCGCCGCTACATGACCGACATGATCACCTACGCCGACACCGACGTCGTCATCGTCGGCGCCGGATCCGCGGGGCTGTCCTGCGCGTACGAGCTCTCCAAGGACCCCTCCATCAGCATCGCCATCATCGAGCAGTCCGTGTCCCCCGGCGGCGGCGCGTGGCTCGGCGGCCAGCTCTTCTCCGCCATGGTCGTGCGCAAGCCGGCGCACCTCTTCCTCGACGAGCTCAACATCGAGTACGACGAGCAGGAGGACTACGTCGTCATCAAGCACGCCGCGCTCTTCACCTCCACCGTCATGAGCCGCCTCCTCGCGCGCCCCAACGTCAAgctcttcaacgccgtcgccgtggAGGACCTCATCGTCAAGGAGGACCGCGTCGCCGGCGTCGTCACCAACTGGGCGCTCGTCTCCATGAACCACGACACACAGTCCTGCATGGACCCCAACGTCATGGAGGCCAAGGTCGTGGTGAGCTCCTGCGGCCACGACGGGCCCTTCGGCGCCACCGGGGTCAAGCGGCTCCAGGACATCGGCATGATCCAGGCGGTGCCCGGGATGAAGGCGCTCGACATGAACACGGCCGAGGATGCCATCGTGCGCCTCACCCGCGAGGTTGTCCCCGGCATGATTGTCACCGGCATGGAGGTCGCCGAGATCGACGGCGCCCCGAGAATG GGCCCGACCTTCGGCGCCATGATGATCTCCGGCCAGAAGGCGGCGCACCTGGCGCTCAAGGCCCTCGGCCGGCCGAACGGCATCGACGGGACGCTCAAGAACGTGACCCCGGCGCTGCACCCGGAGATGATCCTGGCGGCGACCAACAACGGCGACATCGTGGACGCCTAA